A region of Paenibacillus sp. JNUCC-31 DNA encodes the following proteins:
- a CDS encoding cache domain-containing sensor histidine kinase has protein sequence MPFVNLSFRSKLFMVFVLVTIIPMMLLVYFSYELTKIKLTEQIYINMTNSTAQITKNLENKLDSYEHISASIYLDNRLANYLTNEYQDDPSYLDVYNYIGNRIDTVMAAYPDFDSAFIYSDNPSLPKDNYYIRPITPEVQNTELFHKLQQSYGNIIHLSSPQTENGPAMFTLARLLNNNSNQYPYGMLVFQISESVIYSLMEKEAGGKDIFIINDKGMILSSADKQLINTSLPELLHQNFDDTASGRFDTTYQGVKALAVYNTLKNGWKTVSIFPYDSIIKDAKSLSQLIIKISLGFIGVALLLIYITASLFSKRIRTLIRMIRRIERGDFNPAHEEQMGSDEIGQLHFAFEQMTTRLKSLVTEVYQKELQSKEAELDLLQAQINPHFLYNTLGSISSLAVKHQDPQIQDMVLHLAKFYRISLNKGKSILTINEELKLTQSYNAIQLIRFKGKLNIIYTIDQSILPYSTVKLALQPFVENAVIHALWNQDRPLNIHIKGVIENNSIILSVIDDGMGMRREKLEALFEEKEGRGYGISNVDRRIKLKFGEYYGVKVFSKLGMGTTVQIRLPQKEIQ, from the coding sequence ATGCCTTTTGTTAATCTGAGCTTTCGTTCCAAACTGTTTATGGTATTTGTTCTGGTCACCATCATTCCAATGATGCTGTTGGTTTACTTTTCCTATGAACTTACCAAAATCAAACTCACCGAGCAGATCTATATCAACATGACGAACTCAACCGCTCAAATCACTAAAAATCTGGAGAACAAACTGGACAGCTACGAACATATTTCCGCCTCCATTTATTTGGATAACCGACTTGCCAATTACTTGACGAACGAGTATCAGGATGATCCATCGTATCTGGACGTCTATAATTATATTGGCAATCGTATCGACACCGTGATGGCTGCCTACCCTGATTTTGATAGCGCCTTCATTTATTCGGACAATCCATCGCTGCCCAAAGACAATTATTATATCCGGCCGATTACACCCGAAGTTCAAAACACGGAGCTGTTCCACAAGCTGCAACAATCCTATGGAAACATCATTCATCTCTCATCGCCGCAGACAGAGAACGGTCCTGCCATGTTTACGCTCGCACGACTGCTGAACAACAATAGTAATCAGTATCCTTATGGGATGCTGGTCTTTCAAATCTCCGAGTCTGTCATCTATTCCTTAATGGAAAAGGAAGCAGGCGGCAAAGATATTTTCATCATAAATGACAAAGGTATGATTCTGTCCTCCGCCGACAAACAGTTAATTAATACAAGCCTGCCCGAACTTCTTCATCAAAATTTTGACGATACGGCTTCAGGAAGATTTGATACAACGTATCAAGGCGTGAAGGCTCTAGCCGTTTATAACACGCTCAAAAATGGCTGGAAAACGGTATCCATCTTCCCGTATGACAGTATTATCAAGGATGCCAAATCTCTCTCTCAGCTTATTATCAAAATTTCACTGGGCTTCATCGGCGTGGCGCTGTTGCTCATCTATATTACCGCTTCACTGTTCAGCAAACGCATCAGGACGTTAATACGAATGATTCGCCGCATTGAACGGGGAGATTTCAACCCTGCCCATGAGGAGCAAATGGGCAGTGATGAGATCGGACAGCTTCACTTTGCATTTGAGCAGATGACAACCCGGTTGAAAAGTCTGGTTACCGAAGTCTACCAGAAAGAGCTGCAGAGCAAGGAAGCTGAACTGGACCTGCTTCAAGCTCAAATCAATCCTCATTTTCTGTATAATACACTCGGCTCGATCTCCTCTCTGGCCGTCAAGCATCAGGATCCCCAGATTCAGGATATGGTCCTTCATCTGGCCAAGTTTTATCGGATCTCCCTGAATAAAGGAAAGAGTATCCTGACCATCAATGAGGAGTTGAAGCTAACCCAGAGCTATAATGCTATTCAACTTATTCGATTTAAGGGCAAGCTGAACATCATCTATACGATAGATCAGTCCATCCTGCCCTACTCGACCGTGAAGCTTGCGTTACAGCCTTTTGTGGAGAATGCAGTGATTCACGCTCTTTGGAATCAGGATCGGCCCCTAAATATCCATATCAAGGGTGTCATCGAGAACAATAGTATCATCTTATCGGTTATAGACGATGGAATGGGCATGCGGCGAGAGAAGCTTGAGGCTTTGTTTGAAGAAAAAGAAGGACGAGGCTATGGCATTTCAAATGTGGATCGGCGAATTAAGCTGAAATTTGGTGAATACTACGGTGTCAAAGTGTTTAGCAAACTAGGCATGGGAACCACGGTCCAGATCCGTCTGCCACAAAAAGAGATTCAATAA
- a CDS encoding carbohydrate ABC transporter permease: MILNRFGDRIFKIIVYFILILVLLVTFLPFWNILVLSLNSAEDTVRGGVYLWPRDLTLDSYQQILKDSEILNGLWVTVKRTLIGAPLSVLVITMLAYPLSRRNLIGRKGWNLYFIFTMYFSGGLIPFYMVLKALNMIDTFSVFILPSLMNVFYMIIVRTFMEQLPHEIEESARVDGANDLTIFFRIVMPLTTPVLATVGLFQAIGHWNAWFDSYAFTYSSDLKTLQAVLVKILNQFQTGGMISQTQMLANSAKRNAVSSDTIRMAATMVATLPIVMVYPFLQKYFVKGMTLGAVKS, translated from the coding sequence ATGATTCTGAACAGATTCGGGGATCGTATTTTCAAAATTATTGTGTATTTCATTCTTATTCTCGTATTACTGGTTACATTTCTTCCGTTTTGGAATATACTCGTTCTTTCATTGAACAGCGCGGAGGATACAGTACGAGGCGGCGTCTACCTGTGGCCCAGAGACCTGACCCTGGACAGCTATCAGCAGATTTTGAAGGATAGCGAGATTTTGAACGGGCTGTGGGTAACCGTCAAGCGGACTCTGATTGGTGCACCGCTGTCGGTTCTGGTCATTACGATGCTTGCGTATCCGCTAAGTCGGCGGAATCTGATTGGACGCAAAGGATGGAACCTGTACTTTATCTTTACCATGTATTTCAGTGGTGGACTCATTCCATTCTACATGGTGCTTAAGGCACTGAACATGATCGATACATTCTCGGTGTTCATTTTGCCAAGTTTGATGAATGTCTTCTATATGATTATTGTCCGTACCTTTATGGAGCAGCTGCCCCATGAGATTGAAGAATCGGCGAGGGTGGATGGGGCTAACGATCTGACGATTTTCTTCCGAATTGTGATGCCGCTGACAACACCTGTGCTTGCAACAGTGGGCCTCTTTCAAGCCATTGGACATTGGAATGCCTGGTTTGATTCCTATGCGTTCACCTACAGCTCGGACCTGAAAACTCTTCAAGCCGTGCTTGTCAAAATATTGAATCAATTTCAGACCGGCGGCATGATTTCACAAACGCAAATGCTGGCCAACTCGGCCAAGCGGAATGCCGTTTCAAGCGATACCATTCGAATGGCTGCTACCATGGTAGCGACCTTACCGATCGTTATGGTGTACCCGTTCCTGCAAAAATACTTTGTTAAAGGCATGACTTTGGGAGCGGTGAAGAGTTAA
- a CDS encoding ABC transporter permease, translating into MHKVSAIKTVRSNNLISRLKEQKWLFVLMLPAFIATLLFSYGPMFGLYMAFTNYQPGGGSFFYQFFHAEFVGFQWFEYFFTTGDFYRVMRNTLATSLLTLFFGFPAPIILALVLNEARQGFFKRFVQTVSYLPHFISWVIAANIVITLLASDGMLNNILVMLGMVKEPVAFLQNGPLFWWIIALSNMWKEMGFSAIMYLAAIASINPELYEAARVDGASRFRQMWHITLPSMRPTIVILAILAVGGILNAGFEQQYLLQNNTVLEYSEVIDIYAYKYGLQNSMFSYGAAVGMFKSVVAFILVLIVNRISRKVNDQALF; encoded by the coding sequence ATGCATAAGGTAAGCGCTATCAAAACAGTCAGGAGCAATAATCTGATAAGCAGACTAAAAGAGCAAAAATGGTTATTCGTGCTTATGCTTCCTGCCTTCATTGCGACATTGCTATTTTCCTATGGTCCGATGTTTGGACTATATATGGCGTTTACGAATTATCAGCCGGGTGGGGGATCATTTTTTTACCAGTTCTTCCATGCTGAATTTGTAGGTTTCCAGTGGTTTGAGTATTTCTTTACTACAGGGGATTTCTATCGGGTTATGCGAAATACGCTTGCCACAAGTTTGCTGACATTGTTCTTTGGATTTCCTGCGCCGATCATTCTCGCGCTTGTACTAAATGAAGCAAGACAGGGATTTTTCAAACGTTTTGTACAGACGGTTTCCTATCTGCCGCATTTTATCTCATGGGTTATCGCAGCCAACATTGTAATTACGCTGCTGGCTTCCGATGGAATGCTTAACAATATTCTGGTTATGCTGGGCATGGTCAAGGAACCTGTCGCATTTTTGCAGAACGGGCCTCTATTCTGGTGGATTATCGCCCTGTCGAACATGTGGAAAGAAATGGGTTTTAGCGCCATAATGTATCTCGCTGCAATCGCCTCCATTAATCCGGAGCTCTACGAAGCGGCCAGGGTGGACGGAGCCAGCCGATTTAGGCAAATGTGGCATATTACGCTGCCATCCATGCGTCCTACCATTGTCATATTGGCTATTCTCGCGGTCGGAGGCATTTTGAATGCGGGATTTGAACAGCAATACCTGCTGCAAAATAATACCGTACTTGAATACTCCGAAGTAATTGATATTTATGCCTACAAATACGGACTGCAGAACAGCATGTTCTCTTACGGGGCTGCCGTGGGAATGTTCAAATCCGTTGTTGCCTTTATTCTTGTCCTCATCGTGAACCGGATTTCCAGAAAAGTGAACGACCAGGCGTTGTTCTAA